The genomic interval ATCTTAGTTTTAAACTTGTATTGCAAATTGCCATTTGGCAGATTACATAAATTAAATCCCGACGTCATTGACTTGGCCGTTTCGATCGATAGAACACCAAGTTCTGTTGCATACAAATTAGTCAACTTTGCAAGTCTTGATCCAAGTCTTAAAGTCAGAGGAATCAGGGGTGCAAAAAATTCGAGTAAATTGGATAAGGAAACATGGGATGAATTCTTTGAGCAAATAGACATCTCTTCTTATCAAAGTGAGAAAATTCTGGCAAGTTTAAAACACACAACCATTGAGAAATTGCATCATATAAGCGAGGATGAAATGCCAAAAGAGGGAAAGATTAGAGAAAGATTAATCAAAACTCGTGTGAATCAATCCTTTTTCAGAAGCATGATTTTGGCTGCTTATAATCATACTTGTTGCATTACCGGAATAAATCAGCCAGATTTTTTAATTGCAGGTCATATTCGTCCATGGGGAATTGATGAAAAGAATCGATTAAATCCAAGAAATGGGATTGCTCTAAATGCGCTGCATGACAAAGCATTCGAACTAGGCTATATCACGATTACTACT from Bacteroidales bacterium carries:
- a CDS encoding HNH endonuclease; the protein is MKEGQRLWTKDELILVLNLYCKLPFGRLHKLNPDVIDLAVSIDRTPSSVAYKLVNFASLDPSLKVRGIRGAKNSSKLDKETWDEFFEQIDISSYQSEKILASLKHTTIEKLHHISEDEMPKEGKIRERLIKTRVNQSFFRSMILAAYNHTCCITGINQPDFLIAGHIRPWGIDEKNRLNPRNGIALNALHDKAFELGYITITTDYRVRVSPLLLEKPTLPVSDFINKYDNREIILPSKFLPDLEFLKYHNQERFRS